The following coding sequences are from one Methanosarcina sp. WWM596 window:
- a CDS encoding glucose-6-phosphate isomerase family protein, translated as MAVTLKFGDKVTVADVRKLHDMEDVVFDREWFERVDERNKDMYYMFRDLAKSDADLETIKSHHLRYDITRIPPGMLGLEYIKTVGHYHPHVPGTDVSYPEIYQVLEGSAIYLLQKVEPGEEDIVLDVVVVKAEKGDMVLVPPGYGHVTINASEKTLEMANWVCRDFSSVYEPVKRLSGAAYFLLNDGFAKNPLYRDIPPIRYVKPLSFDELGLDSGEYMYDLVHRVDKLRFLTAPQDFMGFLVGVL; from the coding sequence ATGGCAGTAACACTGAAATTTGGGGATAAAGTCACTGTAGCGGATGTAAGAAAACTCCACGACATGGAAGATGTGGTGTTTGACAGGGAATGGTTTGAAAGGGTAGATGAAAGAAATAAGGACATGTATTATATGTTCAGGGATCTTGCCAAAAGTGATGCTGATCTTGAGACCATTAAATCCCACCATCTCAGGTATGACATTACAAGAATCCCTCCCGGAATGCTTGGGTTGGAATACATTAAAACCGTAGGTCACTACCATCCTCATGTTCCCGGGACAGATGTATCCTATCCTGAAATTTACCAGGTGCTTGAAGGCTCTGCTATTTATTTGTTGCAGAAAGTGGAGCCTGGAGAAGAGGACATTGTTCTGGATGTGGTCGTAGTCAAAGCAGAAAAAGGAGATATGGTGCTTGTCCCACCCGGGTACGGGCATGTAACAATAAACGCTTCAGAAAAGACTCTTGAGATGGCAAACTGGGTTTGCCGTGATTTCTCTTCAGTCTATGAGCCTGTAAAAAGACTCTCTGGAGCTGCCTATTTCCTTCTTAATGATGGATTTGCCAAAAACCCCCTTTACAGGGATATCCCGCCCATTCGTTATGTTAAACCACTGAGCTTTGATGAACTGGGGCTTGATTCCGGAGAGTACATGTATGATCTTGTGCACAGAGTTGACAAACTAAGATTCTTAACGGCTCCTCAGGACTTTATGGGCTTCTTAGTGGGAGTGTTGTGA
- the nrpRII gene encoding global nitrogen regulator NrpRII: MHKNGYRIQFTSSKIRDLMYRTTFDPKKMDGDVILNLSLIDKKDLDDVLGIFKMVISSGLSVTPYVKVISEGESIGNLTIEKGKVGVGTVCSITIDGVLLKAGIPVNPKLGGIVQIRNGIPVRFTDVLTYVSTTVDPLEVLMSQGITSVSEMLRTGSGKVLANLREAPMVARDAIESSLSDLLDAGFSGILEVGEPNTRVLDVPIERDHLGIVVIGGTNPMAVVQEYGIPIDTSAMSRLISFKEMSRIEDLV, translated from the coding sequence ATGCACAAAAATGGATACCGTATTCAGTTTACATCATCCAAAATCAGAGATCTCATGTACAGGACTACATTTGATCCGAAGAAAATGGATGGAGACGTCATACTTAATCTCTCGCTTATCGATAAAAAAGACCTGGACGATGTGCTCGGGATCTTCAAGATGGTAATCTCAAGCGGGCTTTCCGTGACCCCTTACGTAAAAGTAATTTCCGAAGGGGAATCAATCGGAAACCTGACCATTGAAAAAGGAAAAGTAGGGGTCGGGACGGTTTGCAGCATAACTATTGATGGAGTACTGCTAAAAGCAGGAATTCCTGTAAATCCGAAGCTTGGAGGGATTGTCCAGATCCGAAACGGGATCCCTGTACGTTTTACAGATGTGCTGACATATGTAAGTACAACTGTAGATCCCCTGGAAGTCCTGATGTCTCAGGGAATCACTTCCGTATCTGAAATGCTCAGGACAGGTTCAGGAAAGGTTCTCGCAAACCTTAGGGAAGCTCCCATGGTTGCACGAGATGCGATCGAAAGCAGCCTTTCAGACCTTCTGGATGCAGGCTTCAGTGGAATTCTGGAGGTAGGGGAACCGAACACAAGGGTTCTGGATGTCCCTATTGAGAGAGACCACCTTGGAATAGTCGTTATTGGAGGAACAAATCCGATGGCTGTTGTGCAGGAGTATGGAATTCCTATAGACACAAGTGCAATGTCAAGGTTAATTTCTTTTAAAGAAATGAGTCGGATTGAAGATCTTGTCTGA
- a CDS encoding tyrosine--tRNA ligase produces the protein MDRLELIRRNVQEIVTEEELEGLLNNKEAPRAYVGYEPSGKIHMGHVLTVNKLIDLQKAGFKITVLLADVHAYLNRKGTLEEVRKIADYNRRCFIALGLDEIQTDFVYGSDFQLGAEYMLNVLKLSRTVTLNRAKRSMDEVGRAMDDPTVSQMVYPLMQAVDIAMLRVDVAVGGIDQRKIHMLARENLKNLGFETPICIHTPILLGLDGTKMASSKENFISVDDTKEEIYRKFKKAFCKIGDVEENPILALFRYHIIPRYETVVIERPEKFGGNLTYHSYAEMESEFIEEKVHPMDLKNAAAKYINEILDPVRKVLI, from the coding sequence ATGGACAGACTTGAGCTTATAAGAAGAAATGTTCAGGAAATTGTAACCGAAGAAGAACTGGAAGGACTCCTAAACAATAAAGAAGCTCCCCGTGCTTATGTAGGATACGAACCGAGCGGAAAAATCCATATGGGGCACGTCCTTACCGTAAACAAGTTAATAGATTTGCAAAAAGCAGGGTTCAAGATCACTGTCCTGCTTGCAGATGTACACGCTTATCTGAACAGGAAAGGCACTCTGGAAGAAGTCCGGAAGATTGCAGACTACAACAGGCGCTGCTTTATCGCTCTCGGGCTTGATGAAATACAAACTGATTTCGTTTACGGGTCAGACTTCCAGCTGGGAGCCGAGTACATGTTAAATGTGCTCAAACTTTCAAGAACAGTCACCCTTAACAGGGCAAAGAGGAGTATGGACGAAGTCGGGCGTGCAATGGATGACCCGACGGTTTCCCAGATGGTATATCCTCTGATGCAGGCTGTTGACATTGCCATGCTTAGGGTGGATGTGGCGGTTGGAGGGATTGACCAGAGAAAAATCCATATGCTTGCCCGCGAAAATTTAAAGAACCTCGGATTTGAAACACCGATTTGTATTCATACTCCTATTCTCCTTGGGCTTGACGGAACCAAGATGGCTTCTTCAAAGGAGAATTTTATTTCAGTAGATGATACGAAAGAAGAGATCTACAGGAAGTTTAAGAAAGCTTTCTGCAAGATAGGAGACGTAGAAGAAAACCCGATTCTTGCTCTTTTCCGCTATCATATCATCCCAAGATACGAGACAGTTGTTATTGAAAGACCTGAAAAATTCGGTGGAAACCTCACATACCACAGTTATGCTGAGATGGAAAGTGAATTTATAGAAGAAAAAGTCCACCCAATGGACCTTAAAAATGCAGCTGCAAAATATATAAATGAGATTCTGGACCCTGTCCGAAAAGTTCTTATCTGA
- a CDS encoding PRC-barrel domain-containing protein, whose product MRAELTSLFGLNIYTNNGVYVGKLQDLVIDVEEQKVTGLAVSDINRELFDLSSRGIIIPYRWVITAADIIIIRDVIQRYKKRKED is encoded by the coding sequence ATGCGCGCAGAACTCACATCACTCTTTGGCCTAAACATATACACAAACAATGGTGTTTATGTAGGGAAGTTGCAGGACCTTGTAATTGATGTAGAGGAACAGAAAGTTACAGGACTTGCTGTTTCGGACATTAACAGGGAACTTTTTGATCTTAGCAGCAGAGGTATTATTATTCCCTACCGGTGGGTTATAACAGCAGCAGATATTATCATAATCAGAGACGTAATCCAGAGATACAAAAAGAGGAAAGAAGACTGA
- a CDS encoding CARDB domain-containing protein, whose protein sequence is MKVSYFYSLIYVLIITLLIPGIMPVVVVAAEDIPSEDDGNSTFLLPDLVIEEVSWNPTTPEVGTEVTISAMVKNQGDATSGATNLVFYSNGNKIGESSVPEIEAGNSEEISYLWTPETESAVEISAEVDEEDSVEESNEDNNIKTEGHITFKKNKSPDLIIDILDYPENPEPGKHQSIRISVKNQGTAAASETTKLVLYIDGSSVKEWDVPRLFRKESSYTSYTWIPTSQGTVEIRAVVDEENLLAESNEENNEKTATVTVAEEFLPDLIIEDIVPESDEGEVGKTLNLTMKVKNQGTVPSEETKAKYYINGTSPTQDDIQIPAISEGEETDVIFSLVPDREGQMELRVLIDSGTDVYESNENNNEFTKIIDVKTIFPDLIIESLSLNPAAPRIGDDITFTVSIKNNGLSDSASSELKYYINGINGTQDGKVSIPEIAVGETTTGIFHWAPEVEGNVDVRLVADSENTIREDDETNNELTRTVSISKQTTSSNEGNSGSSGSSSGSSSGSGSSSSGMGSGVSKEPARNVEVKELATRNIMSGYHVKYDFVQKVTCITYIEFDPKKNFKKTTATVEVLKEKSIFVQNQPPGRVYRQLNIWLGNKGAGSQDSLQNTYTGFKVEKEWIENNSVNESNVTLLWYDSKWKPLSTEKTSEDEDYVYFRAKTTAFSCFAISEYTGEEGTVETEEGIQETLRGWDDGGKAILDSSAEKEGGITKDPMKVAKILLAISLPLFMILVEYFVLKKKI, encoded by the coding sequence ATGAAAGTAAGTTATTTTTATTCTTTGATCTATGTGTTGATAATAACGCTGTTAATTCCGGGGATTATGCCGGTTGTGGTTGTTGCAGCTGAGGACATACCTTCCGAAGATGACGGAAATTCAACTTTTTTACTGCCTGACCTGGTGATTGAGGAGGTATCCTGGAACCCTACAACTCCAGAAGTTGGGACAGAGGTAACCATCTCAGCAATGGTAAAAAACCAGGGAGATGCAACTTCAGGAGCAACAAATCTGGTTTTTTACAGCAATGGGAATAAGATAGGAGAAAGCTCAGTCCCCGAAATAGAAGCTGGAAACAGTGAAGAAATATCGTATTTATGGACCCCAGAAACTGAAAGTGCAGTGGAAATAAGTGCAGAGGTGGACGAAGAAGATTCGGTGGAAGAAAGCAATGAGGATAACAATATCAAAACAGAGGGACATATAACTTTCAAAAAGAACAAATCCCCGGACCTGATAATAGACATTCTTGACTATCCTGAGAACCCCGAACCAGGCAAGCATCAGAGCATACGGATAAGTGTAAAGAACCAGGGGACAGCAGCAGCTTCAGAAACGACGAAACTGGTTCTCTACATTGACGGAAGCTCTGTTAAAGAATGGGATGTACCCAGGTTATTCAGGAAAGAAAGCAGCTATACCTCATATACATGGATTCCGACATCCCAGGGAACTGTAGAGATCAGGGCAGTTGTTGATGAAGAAAACCTGTTAGCTGAGAGTAACGAAGAGAACAACGAAAAAACAGCCACCGTAACAGTAGCAGAAGAATTTCTTCCGGACCTGATCATTGAAGACATTGTGCCTGAATCGGATGAAGGGGAAGTAGGAAAGACCCTGAACCTCACCATGAAAGTAAAAAACCAGGGCACGGTCCCCTCTGAGGAAACGAAGGCAAAATATTATATTAATGGAACCTCCCCCACACAAGATGACATCCAGATTCCAGCTATTTCGGAAGGAGAAGAGACAGATGTTATATTTTCTCTGGTCCCGGATAGAGAAGGACAAATGGAATTAAGAGTACTTATTGACTCCGGAACAGATGTTTATGAGAGTAATGAAAATAACAATGAATTCACAAAAATTATAGACGTGAAAACCATATTTCCGGACCTTATAATAGAGTCCCTTTCTTTAAACCCGGCAGCCCCCAGGATAGGAGACGACATTACTTTTACAGTATCAATAAAGAATAACGGGCTCAGCGACTCGGCAAGCAGCGAGCTAAAATATTATATAAACGGGATAAATGGAACTCAGGATGGAAAAGTATCGATACCTGAAATTGCAGTAGGGGAAACCACAACTGGTATTTTTCACTGGGCTCCTGAAGTAGAAGGAAACGTAGACGTGAGACTGGTAGCAGACTCCGAAAATACCATACGCGAAGACGACGAAACGAACAATGAACTGACCAGGACCGTAAGTATCTCCAAACAAACTACTTCCAGCAATGAAGGGAACTCTGGTTCCAGCGGCAGTAGCAGCGGCAGTAGCAGCGGCAGCGGCAGTAGCAGTAGTGGAATGGGAAGTGGCGTTTCCAAAGAGCCAGCCAGGAATGTAGAGGTCAAAGAGCTTGCTACAAGGAACATCATGAGCGGCTATCATGTCAAATATGATTTCGTGCAAAAAGTCACATGTATCACGTATATCGAGTTTGACCCGAAGAAGAATTTTAAGAAAACGACAGCAACCGTAGAAGTTCTCAAGGAAAAATCCATTTTTGTCCAAAACCAGCCGCCAGGAAGGGTATACAGGCAATTAAACATCTGGCTGGGGAATAAAGGAGCAGGAAGTCAAGATTCACTTCAGAATACCTATACGGGGTTCAAAGTTGAGAAGGAATGGATAGAAAACAATAGTGTTAATGAATCCAATGTAACCCTTCTATGGTACGACAGCAAATGGAAGCCTTTAAGCACCGAAAAAACCAGCGAAGACGAAGATTATGTTTATTTCAGGGCAAAAACAACCGCCTTCTCGTGCTTTGCAATAAGTGAATATACGGGAGAAGAAGGAACTGTAGAAACGGAAGAAGGAATACAAGAAACTCTGAGAGGCTGGGATGACGGCGGAAAGGCAATCCTGGACAGCAGTGCGGAAAAAGAAGGCGGCATCACAAAGGACCCTATGAAAGTAGCTAAAATACTTCTTGCTATTTCCCTGCCCCTGTTCATGATCCTTGTAGAGTACTTTGTTCTGAAGAAAAAGATTTGA
- the mdh gene encoding malate dehydrogenase has product MSKISVIGAGNVGATTVQRLAELEPGEVVMIDIVEGLPQGKALDLMQAGAINGYDTQVTGTNDYADIADSDLVIITAGIARKPGMNREDLTKTNSKIIGEVSRNIAKYAPNSIVINVTNPLDIITYVAMKATGFEPKKVFGMSGVLDAGRFASFIAEELKCSKKDVEAMVIGGHGDLMVPLPQYTTVSGVPLPELLPEETIARLVERTVNGGAEIVGLLKQGSAFYSPSAAIVCMAETVLKDSKRILPASAYLEGQYGQEGIYFGVPVKLGANGIEEILELKLDESQYETLKNSSETIRREISQLEI; this is encoded by the coding sequence ATGTCTAAAATTTCCGTAATTGGTGCAGGAAATGTAGGTGCGACAACAGTCCAGCGGCTGGCCGAACTGGAACCTGGCGAAGTTGTCATGATAGATATTGTGGAAGGGCTACCACAGGGAAAAGCCCTTGACCTCATGCAGGCAGGGGCAATAAATGGGTACGATACACAAGTAACAGGTACTAACGATTATGCTGACATTGCAGACTCTGACCTTGTGATAATTACAGCCGGGATTGCAAGAAAACCCGGAATGAACAGGGAAGACCTTACAAAAACCAATTCAAAAATAATAGGAGAGGTCTCCCGAAATATTGCAAAGTATGCTCCAAATTCTATTGTAATAAACGTCACAAACCCACTTGACATTATAACATATGTAGCTATGAAAGCAACGGGCTTTGAACCAAAAAAGGTCTTCGGGATGAGCGGAGTTCTTGATGCAGGTCGTTTTGCAAGCTTTATAGCAGAAGAACTAAAGTGTTCGAAAAAGGATGTTGAGGCAATGGTTATAGGAGGCCACGGAGACCTTATGGTTCCCCTCCCCCAGTATACAACAGTGTCGGGAGTTCCGCTTCCAGAACTACTTCCGGAAGAGACAATTGCCAGGCTTGTAGAAAGGACAGTGAATGGAGGAGCCGAAATAGTAGGGCTTCTCAAACAGGGCAGTGCCTTTTATTCCCCGTCTGCGGCCATTGTGTGTATGGCAGAAACCGTGCTTAAAGATTCAAAACGCATTCTTCCGGCGTCTGCATATCTTGAAGGGCAGTATGGCCAGGAAGGAATTTACTTCGGTGTGCCCGTAAAACTGGGAGCAAACGGGATAGAAGAAATCCTGGAACTCAAACTTGACGAAAGCCAGTATGAGACACTCAAAAACTCCTCAGAAACAATAAGAAGGGAAATCTCTCAGCTGGAGATATAA
- a CDS encoding tRNA(His) guanylyltransferase Thg1 family protein — MKTREIYAEMRCIPPVVLRADGRNFKNTLSGLGFEKPYDKTFARAMADTAELFIKKSGLSPLFAYTFSDEISFLFTDLPFDGRVEKIDTVVASFLGSALTIKLRLEEPIAFDSRLVALQKEEIPEYFHWRQLEAWRNFVAAWGYYTLRNKGAGKNEAAKCLRGKKEWEIHEMLFERGINLAALPAWQRRGIIISKEEWEIQGFNPESGKEEKSLRRKITQNWEIPKFKSEEGIPFLEKLINRK; from the coding sequence ATGAAAACCCGGGAAATCTATGCTGAAATGCGCTGTATCCCGCCAGTGGTCTTGCGCGCTGACGGCAGGAATTTCAAAAATACACTTTCAGGCCTGGGCTTTGAGAAACCCTACGATAAAACCTTCGCCAGAGCGATGGCGGACACTGCCGAACTATTTATTAAAAAAAGTGGTTTAAGCCCTCTTTTTGCCTATACTTTTTCAGATGAAATCAGCTTTCTGTTCACAGACCTTCCTTTTGACGGTAGAGTGGAAAAAATTGACACTGTTGTGGCGAGCTTTCTAGGAAGTGCTCTTACGATAAAACTGCGGCTTGAAGAACCCATAGCTTTTGATTCCAGACTGGTGGCTCTTCAAAAAGAAGAAATCCCAGAGTACTTTCACTGGAGGCAACTGGAAGCCTGGCGCAACTTTGTGGCAGCCTGGGGTTACTATACCCTCAGGAACAAAGGCGCAGGGAAAAATGAAGCTGCAAAGTGTCTGAGAGGAAAAAAGGAATGGGAAATCCACGAGATGCTTTTTGAGAGAGGAATCAATCTTGCGGCACTTCCTGCCTGGCAGAGGAGAGGCATCATTATCTCAAAAGAAGAATGGGAAATCCAGGGATTTAATCCGGAATCTGGCAAAGAGGAAAAATCCCTGCGAAGAAAAATAACCCAGAACTGGGAAATCCCGAAATTCAAATCCGAAGAAGGGATACCGTTTTTAGAGAAACTTATTAATAGAAAATGA
- a CDS encoding ribonuclease H-like domain-containing protein yields the protein MLKNTYIHIPGVGKALEQKIWASGINTWDEFLEMEDSISIPSLRKTRICDEIKISSKHLDERDCFFFSQRLPSAEHWRAYSLFSDSVAFFDIETTGLSPSRDRITVVGIYDGNESKMYVRGINLGDIVEEFSKYRLLVSFNGARFDIPFIKSEFPEIEFKQLHIDLMYPLRRIGYSGGLKNIEKLLGICRSEDTIGMDGFDAVRLWRQYEKGDREALDLLLKYNREDIVNLKTIIELTYPKMVEKALKT from the coding sequence ATGCTAAAGAACACATATATTCACATTCCGGGCGTTGGAAAAGCCCTCGAGCAGAAAATCTGGGCTTCAGGAATAAATACCTGGGACGAGTTCCTGGAAATGGAAGATAGTATCTCAATTCCTTCTTTAAGGAAAACCAGAATATGCGACGAAATAAAAATATCTTCTAAGCATCTGGATGAAAGAGACTGCTTCTTTTTTTCACAGCGTCTGCCTTCTGCGGAACACTGGAGGGCTTATTCTTTGTTTTCAGATTCTGTCGCTTTCTTTGATATCGAAACCACAGGGCTTTCCCCCAGCAGGGATAGGATAACAGTTGTTGGAATCTATGACGGAAATGAGTCCAAAATGTATGTAAGGGGGATTAATCTTGGTGATATTGTGGAGGAATTCTCAAAATACAGGCTTCTTGTATCTTTTAACGGAGCCCGCTTTGATATTCCTTTCATAAAATCCGAATTTCCCGAAATAGAATTCAAGCAGCTCCATATCGACCTGATGTATCCACTCAGGCGTATCGGGTACAGTGGGGGTCTCAAAAATATCGAAAAGCTGCTTGGAATCTGCAGAAGTGAGGATACGATTGGAATGGACGGATTTGATGCGGTCCGGCTCTGGAGACAGTATGAGAAGGGTGACAGGGAAGCGCTGGACCTGCTTCTTAAATATAACCGGGAGGATATAGTAAATCTGAAAACTATTATTGAACTTACTTACCCTAAAATGGTTGAAAAAGCTTTGAAGACGTGA